Proteins encoded by one window of Polaribacter haliotis:
- a CDS encoding SDR family oxidoreductase, with translation MENILVAGANGTTGKKIVELLESSQYFNPVAMVRKKEQQRQFEDRNIETVLADLENDVSNTTKNIDKIIFAAGSGGKKVKEVDENGAKKLIDAGKKTNVRKFVMLSSMGVDSPEEAEDLKDYLKAKQNADVYLRESNLPYSIVRPGALTNEKGYGKIELSKELNKSGEISREDVAQTLVRVLHDSATLNETFEIIKGETLIGKAIPNE, from the coding sequence ATGGAAAATATATTAGTAGCAGGTGCAAATGGTACCACAGGAAAAAAGATAGTAGAATTATTAGAGTCATCACAATATTTTAATCCAGTTGCTATGGTTCGAAAAAAAGAACAACAAAGGCAATTTGAAGATAGAAACATAGAAACTGTTTTAGCAGATTTAGAGAATGATGTTTCTAATACAACAAAAAATATAGACAAAATTATTTTTGCTGCTGGCTCAGGAGGAAAAAAAGTTAAAGAAGTTGATGAAAATGGAGCAAAAAAACTAATTGATGCTGGTAAAAAAACTAACGTTAGAAAATTTGTAATGTTAAGTTCTATGGGAGTAGATAGCCCAGAAGAAGCAGAAGATTTAAAAGATTATTTAAAAGCTAAACAGAATGCAGATGTTTATTTAAGAGAAAGTAATTTGCCTTATTCTATAGTAAGACCAGGAGCATTAACAAACGAAAAAGGATATGGAAAAATAGAGTTAAGTAAAGAATTAAATAAATCTGGGGAAATTAGTAGAGAGGATGTTGCACAAACTTTGGTAAGAGTTTTACATGATTCTGCAACTTTAAATGAAACTTTTGAAATTATAAAAGGAGAAACCTTAATTGGAAAAGCAATACCAAATGAATAA
- a CDS encoding RNA polymerase sigma factor yields the protein MIRANKISDSILVSDYISGKEASLSILINRHQQRLFSFIYSKVQSKDVTEDIFQDTFIKVIRTLKKGKYNEEGKFLPWVMRIAHNLVIDYFRKNNRMPNFKNTDEFDIFSVLGDGSLNAEKKIIQEQIYNDVRELINELPDEQKEVLVMRMYKDMSFKEISENTGVSINTALGRMRYALINMRKLIEKHKIILVN from the coding sequence ATGATACGTGCAAACAAAATTTCAGACAGTATTTTAGTAAGTGATTATATTAGTGGTAAAGAGGCTTCTTTATCTATATTAATCAATAGGCATCAGCAACGTTTATTTAGTTTTATTTACAGTAAAGTGCAAAGTAAAGATGTTACTGAAGATATTTTTCAAGATACTTTTATTAAAGTAATTAGAACTTTAAAAAAAGGAAAATATAACGAAGAAGGAAAGTTTTTACCATGGGTAATGAGAATTGCTCATAATTTGGTGATTGATTATTTTAGAAAAAATAATAGAATGCCAAATTTTAAAAATACAGATGAGTTCGATATTTTTTCTGTTTTAGGTGATGGAAGCTTAAATGCAGAAAAGAAAATTATCCAAGAACAGATTTATAATGATGTTCGTGAGCTAATTAATGAACTTCCAGATGAACAAAAAGAAGTTTTAGTAATGCGCATGTACAAAGACATGAGTTTTAAGGAAATAAGTGAAAACACTGGTGTTAGCATCAATACAGCTTTGGGTAGAATGCGTTATGCTTTAATAAATATGCGTAAATTAATAGAAAAACATAAAATTATTTTGGTGAACTAA
- the uvrA gene encoding excinuclease ABC subunit UvrA produces MIKDISKVNPKENIIIKGARLHNLKNIDVVIPRNKLVVITGLSGSGKSSLAFDTLYAEGQRRYVESLSSYARQFLGKLHKPKVDYIKGIAPAIAIEQKVNSTNPRSTVGTSTEIYDYIKLLYARIGKTISPISGQEVKKDTVSDVVNFIKKFEQKTKLLLLAPVTINEDRDLKTVLQVLEQQGYARLKWNDKVYRIGDFPQKDFKNEPLFLVVDRIVTKDDEDFYNRLADAIQTAFFEGKGICFIENLADNKVSEFSNQFDLDGMSFLEPNTHLFSFNNPYGACPTCEGYGNVIGIDEDLVIPNTGLSIMEDAIFPFKTPSYIHYKEDLIDVAYKFDIPIHKPWFQLTEKQQELVWSGNKSFNGIQHFFTVLEEKSYKIQNRVMLSRYRGKTKCTTCNGKRLRKETDYVKINKKTISDLVTLPLDELSVFFKNLKLDKYEEKIGKRLLTEINNRLQFLTNVGLNYLTINRTSNTLSGGESQRINLATSLGSSLVGSMYILDEPSIGLHPKDTERLIGVLKDLRDLGNTVVVVEHDEDIMKEADYIIDIGPEAGTFGGHVVAEGTFKEILKSDSLTAQYLNDDLRIEVPTKRRTSKNNIQIIGAREHNLKNIDVTFPLNCLSVITGVSGSGKSTLVKNILYPSMQKKLNGYGDKIGQHTDIKGSFETIKHVEFIDQNPIGRSSRSNPVTYIKAYDDIRALFSNQKLSKIRNYKPKHFSFNVEGGRCEVCKGEGEVTIEMQFMADVHLECDVCNGKRFKKEVLEVKFDGKSIDDILNLTIDDAVEFFSENLVTKIAQKLKPLQDVGLGYVQLGQSSSTLSGGEAQRIKLASFLVKGNTKDKALFIFDEPTTGLHFHDIQKLLASFNALIDKGHSIIVIEHNIELIKCADYIIDLGLEGGKNGGKLIFQGTPEELARNKESYTAKYLAEKLVF; encoded by the coding sequence ATGATAAAAGATATTTCCAAAGTAAATCCGAAAGAAAACATCATAATTAAAGGAGCTAGACTCCATAATTTAAAAAATATTGATGTTGTAATTCCTAGAAATAAATTAGTTGTAATTACTGGTTTATCTGGTTCTGGAAAATCTTCTTTAGCTTTTGATACCTTGTATGCAGAAGGTCAAAGACGTTATGTAGAAAGTTTAAGTTCTTATGCACGTCAGTTTTTAGGAAAATTACACAAACCAAAAGTAGATTATATCAAAGGAATTGCGCCTGCAATTGCGATTGAGCAGAAAGTAAACTCAACAAATCCTCGTTCTACAGTTGGAACATCAACAGAAATTTACGATTACATTAAATTATTATATGCAAGAATTGGAAAAACCATCTCTCCTATTTCTGGGCAAGAAGTAAAAAAAGACACAGTTTCCGATGTTGTAAACTTTATAAAAAAGTTTGAGCAGAAAACGAAATTATTATTATTAGCTCCTGTTACAATTAATGAAGATCGCGATTTAAAAACGGTTCTACAAGTTCTAGAACAACAAGGTTATGCGCGTTTAAAATGGAATGATAAAGTTTACAGAATTGGGGATTTCCCTCAAAAAGATTTCAAAAACGAACCTTTATTTTTAGTGGTTGATAGAATTGTTACGAAAGATGATGAAGATTTTTACAACAGATTGGCAGATGCAATTCAGACTGCTTTTTTCGAAGGAAAAGGAATTTGTTTTATCGAAAATTTAGCAGATAATAAAGTGTCTGAATTTAGCAATCAGTTCGATTTAGATGGAATGTCTTTTCTCGAACCAAACACGCATTTGTTTAGTTTTAACAATCCTTATGGAGCTTGCCCAACTTGTGAAGGTTATGGAAATGTCATTGGAATTGATGAAGATTTGGTAATTCCTAACACTGGTTTATCAATTATGGAAGATGCTATTTTTCCTTTTAAAACGCCTTCTTACATTCATTATAAAGAAGATTTAATTGATGTTGCATATAAGTTTGATATTCCAATTCACAAACCTTGGTTTCAGTTAACAGAAAAACAACAGGAATTAGTTTGGTCTGGAAATAAGAGTTTTAACGGAATTCAGCATTTTTTTACGGTTTTAGAAGAAAAAAGTTATAAAATTCAGAATCGTGTAATGTTGTCTCGTTATCGAGGAAAAACGAAATGTACTACTTGTAATGGCAAGCGTTTGCGAAAAGAAACCGATTATGTAAAAATAAATAAAAAGACAATTTCTGACTTGGTAACGCTTCCTTTAGATGAATTATCTGTCTTTTTCAAAAATTTAAAATTAGATAAATACGAAGAGAAAATAGGTAAACGTTTGTTGACGGAAATTAATAATCGACTACAATTTTTAACGAATGTTGGTTTGAATTATTTAACTATCAACAGAACTTCTAACACACTTTCAGGTGGGGAAAGTCAGCGTATAAATTTAGCAACTTCGTTAGGAAGTTCACTTGTAGGTTCTATGTATATTCTAGATGAACCGAGTATTGGTTTGCATCCAAAAGATACAGAAAGATTAATTGGCGTTTTAAAAGATTTGCGTGATTTAGGTAACACAGTTGTGGTTGTGGAGCATGATGAAGATATTATGAAAGAGGCTGATTATATTATAGATATTGGCCCAGAAGCAGGAACTTTTGGTGGACATGTTGTTGCAGAAGGAACTTTTAAAGAAATTCTAAAATCCGATTCTTTAACTGCACAATACTTAAATGACGATTTACGAATTGAAGTTCCAACAAAACGTAGAACATCAAAAAATAATATTCAGATAATTGGCGCTAGAGAACACAATTTAAAAAATATCGATGTTACTTTTCCACTAAATTGTTTATCCGTAATTACTGGAGTTTCTGGTTCTGGAAAAAGTACTTTGGTAAAGAATATTTTATATCCATCAATGCAAAAAAAGTTGAATGGTTATGGAGATAAAATTGGGCAACATACAGATATTAAAGGAAGTTTTGAAACGATAAAACATGTAGAATTTATAGATCAAAACCCAATTGGGCGTTCTTCTCGTTCCAATCCTGTAACTTATATAAAGGCTTATGATGATATTAGAGCATTATTCTCAAATCAGAAATTATCAAAAATAAGAAACTACAAACCCAAACATTTTTCTTTTAATGTTGAAGGTGGACGTTGCGAAGTTTGTAAAGGTGAAGGAGAGGTTACAATTGAAATGCAATTTATGGCAGACGTCCATTTAGAATGTGATGTTTGTAATGGAAAACGTTTCAAAAAAGAAGTTTTAGAAGTTAAATTTGATGGAAAATCTATTGACGATATTTTAAATTTAACTATTGATGATGCTGTGGAATTTTTCTCTGAAAACTTAGTAACTAAAATCGCGCAAAAACTAAAACCTTTGCAAGATGTTGGTTTAGGATATGTGCAATTAGGGCAATCTTCTTCTACGCTTTCTGGAGGAGAAGCACAAAGAATAAAATTGGCTTCGTTTTTAGTAAAAGGGAACACTAAAGATAAAGCACTATTTATTTTTGATGAACCTACAACAGGTTTACATTTTCACGATATTCAAAAATTATTAGCTTCTTTTAATGCTTTAATCGATAAAGGCCATTCCATCATCGTTATTGAGCACAATATAGAACTAATAAAATGTGCAGATTATATAATTGATTTAGGTTTAGAAGGAGGAAAAAATGGAGGTAAATTGATTTTCCAAGGAACTCCAGAAGAATTAGCTAGAAATAAAGAATCTTATACTGCTAAATATTTAGCAGAGAAATTGGTGTTTTAG
- a CDS encoding sensor histidine kinase — protein MNFSLKNIVNSCSFQFILKRNLLFLIFSFFCLNAGFSQENDFQKIEAFRDYKSYKISDIHQDNNIYIWFSSNKGILQFDGEKITKFNSENSTTLLSKNDSLFIGTENGLTIKTKKGFSNFEGKEIHKIIEHNNQVYVGSNQGILQFKTNYLQPLKTTYNLDFSVVNDIIFYKNFFYIATNNGLWKLDKLYKPTIIKELKSGTFNSFLKVNSSLLVVENNHAIIRILNEENFVKKYTKNDISNISNINDEIYVNTKNNGITILDVTSFNFKKSMNKYNSNLKTNTIYKVFKDAENNVFIATDKGVFIKKNSNYIKAPTLIIKNVLINFISIDSINNEYSNKTLLLESNQNNISFLFKSIAIQQTKNIEYRFKINKTFSPWNSTNRVDFANLKYGNYEFIVESRFKNSDEISRKTFTFNIDKPFYLKVWFIILSIAVFCFLLALIIDIYIRKINKKNKQKVQQLKLENHLLSLEHKALQLQMNPHFIFNVLNGIKALGNAGNTKELNKTISQFSILLRSVLNNSRLEEISLKDEVESLTNYLDLEQKMSTNTFQYYIETKLNNIDIEEILIPPMLVQPFAENAIKHGFSANKDGVITICFDVKQHNLECTITDNGVGFHQSKKINIDTSHKSVALKITKERIENLSKKGAFSIKEIKEETHIIGTKVWFKIPLKTDY, from the coding sequence ATGAATTTTTCTTTAAAAAATATCGTAAACTCTTGTTCTTTTCAATTTATATTGAAGAGAAATTTACTATTTCTCATCTTTTCGTTTTTCTGTTTAAATGCTGGTTTTTCTCAAGAAAATGATTTCCAAAAAATAGAAGCTTTTAGAGATTATAAATCGTATAAAATTTCGGATATCCATCAAGATAATAACATTTATATCTGGTTTTCTTCAAATAAAGGCATTTTACAATTCGATGGAGAAAAAATTACGAAATTTAATTCAGAAAATTCAACCACACTTTTATCTAAAAACGATAGTCTTTTTATAGGTACAGAAAACGGATTAACCATAAAAACTAAAAAAGGATTCTCTAATTTTGAAGGCAAAGAAATCCACAAAATAATTGAACATAATAATCAAGTTTATGTGGGTTCTAACCAAGGAATTCTTCAATTTAAAACAAACTATTTACAACCTTTAAAAACCACGTATAATTTAGATTTTTCAGTTGTAAATGATATTATTTTCTACAAAAATTTCTTTTACATTGCTACCAATAATGGATTATGGAAATTAGACAAACTCTACAAACCAACAATAATAAAAGAGCTTAAAAGTGGAACTTTCAATTCGTTTTTAAAAGTAAATTCTTCTCTTTTGGTTGTAGAAAACAACCATGCAATTATTCGTATTTTAAATGAAGAAAATTTCGTTAAGAAATACACAAAAAACGACATTTCTAACATTTCTAATATTAATGATGAAATTTATGTAAATACTAAAAATAACGGAATTACAATTTTAGATGTTACTTCTTTCAACTTTAAAAAAAGCATGAATAAATACAACAGTAATTTAAAAACAAACACTATTTATAAAGTTTTTAAAGATGCTGAAAACAATGTTTTTATTGCAACAGATAAAGGTGTTTTTATAAAGAAAAATTCAAATTACATTAAAGCTCCTACTCTAATTATTAAAAATGTTTTAATTAATTTTATCTCTATAGATTCAATAAATAATGAGTATTCAAATAAAACATTATTGTTAGAATCAAACCAGAATAACATTTCTTTTTTATTTAAAAGTATCGCTATTCAGCAAACTAAAAATATAGAATATCGTTTTAAAATAAATAAAACATTTTCTCCTTGGAACTCAACAAACAGGGTTGATTTTGCAAACTTAAAATATGGGAATTACGAATTTATTGTAGAATCGAGATTTAAAAATTCAGATGAAATAAGTCGTAAAACATTCACTTTTAATATTGATAAACCTTTTTACTTGAAAGTTTGGTTTATCATACTTTCCATTGCTGTTTTCTGTTTTTTATTAGCATTGATTATTGATATTTATATTCGAAAAATCAACAAGAAAAACAAGCAAAAAGTACAGCAATTAAAACTCGAAAACCATTTATTAAGTTTAGAGCATAAAGCGTTACAATTACAAATGAATCCGCATTTTATTTTTAATGTTTTAAATGGAATAAAAGCGTTAGGAAATGCTGGAAACACGAAGGAATTGAATAAAACAATATCACAATTTTCTATACTTTTAAGAAGTGTTTTAAACAATTCTCGTTTGGAAGAAATCAGCCTAAAAGATGAAGTGGAATCGCTTACCAATTACTTAGATCTAGAGCAAAAAATGAGTACTAACACATTTCAATATTATATAGAAACGAAGTTAAATAATATAGATATTGAAGAAATTCTAATTCCGCCAATGTTGGTGCAACCTTTTGCTGAAAACGCTATTAAACATGGATTTTCAGCAAATAAAGATGGGGTTATAACCATTTGTTTTGATGTAAAACAACATAATTTAGAGTGTACAATTACCGATAATGGAGTTGGGTTTCATCAATCTAAAAAAATAAATATAGACACTTCTCATAAATCTGTCGCATTAAAAATAACGAAAGAAAGAATCGAAAATTTATCTAAAAAAGGTGCTTTTTCAATTAAAGAAATAAAAGAAGAAACCCATATTATAGGAACCAAAGTTTGGTTTAAAATTCCATTAAAAACGGATTATTAA
- a CDS encoding metallophosphoesterase has translation MKRRKFIKNTFISSIGIGVVGGLYSWQIEPFWLEFVKVKMPIKNLPENLVGKTLMQISDIHVGNGFDYQYIVESFQKAQELKPDFVVYTGDYVSYENEEQFTQLETVLRSVVKGKLGTVGILGNHDYGYNWTEQNVADKITNLLENAGVSVLSNQQKEINGLNIIGLDDFWGLNFDPKKVLNQVHKNRANVVLCHNPDVCDLDVWNNYKGWILAGHTHGGQVKPPFINPPVLPVKNKKYTAGEIDLNDGRTLYINRALGNILQVRFNVRPEITIFELEKK, from the coding sequence ATGAAAAGAAGAAAATTTATTAAAAACACATTTATATCTTCCATTGGAATTGGTGTTGTTGGTGGTTTGTATTCTTGGCAAATAGAACCTTTTTGGTTAGAATTTGTAAAAGTTAAAATGCCAATTAAAAATTTACCCGAAAATTTAGTTGGTAAAACATTGATGCAAATCAGCGATATTCACGTTGGAAATGGTTTTGATTATCAATATATAGTTGAATCTTTTCAAAAAGCACAAGAATTAAAACCCGATTTTGTTGTGTACACTGGAGATTATGTTTCTTATGAAAATGAAGAGCAATTCACACAGTTAGAAACCGTTTTAAGAAGCGTTGTAAAAGGAAAATTAGGAACTGTTGGAATTTTAGGTAATCATGATTATGGGTATAATTGGACTGAACAAAACGTGGCTGATAAAATTACAAATCTTTTAGAGAATGCAGGAGTTTCAGTTTTAAGTAATCAGCAAAAAGAAATAAATGGATTGAATATTATTGGTTTAGATGATTTTTGGGGATTGAATTTTGATCCAAAAAAAGTTCTGAATCAAGTTCATAAAAATAGGGCAAATGTTGTTTTATGTCATAATCCTGATGTTTGCGACTTAGACGTTTGGAACAATTATAAAGGTTGGATTTTAGCTGGACACACACATGGAGGGCAAGTAAAACCGCCTTTTATAAATCCGCCAGTTTTACCAGTTAAAAATAAAAAATATACAGCAGGAGAAATCGATTTAAACGATGGGAGAACATTATATATTAACAGAGCTTTAGGAAATATTTTACAAGTTCGGTTTAATGTAAGACCAGAAATAACCATTTTTGAATTAGAGAAAAAATAA
- a CDS encoding LytR/AlgR family response regulator transcription factor gives MKSYTAIIVEDNPLALKMLTSDISNNHSEIEIIGTATSVVEASKLIRKNTPDILFLDIMLGDGTGFDVLEILPDLHSKIIFVTASDAHAIKAFKFSAIDYILKPYSDSDLETAIKKAKVQILPEKAQLEVLQQTVTSPNNKPEKISLHTSDKIIVVNISAIIRCKSENNYTTFHFNDGSKILVSKTLKYYADMLKEVGFLRVHQSHLINSKYIKEFIKSDGGYLLLTDKSNVPVSIRKRAEVLEYFKQ, from the coding sequence ATGAAATCGTACACTGCAATCATAGTCGAAGACAACCCATTAGCATTAAAAATGCTAACAAGCGATATTTCTAACAATCATTCAGAAATTGAAATCATTGGAACTGCAACTTCAGTAGTAGAAGCTTCCAAACTAATTCGAAAAAATACACCAGACATTTTGTTCTTAGATATTATGTTAGGTGATGGCACTGGGTTCGATGTTTTGGAGATTTTACCAGATTTACATTCGAAAATTATATTCGTTACTGCAAGTGATGCTCATGCCATCAAAGCCTTTAAGTTTTCTGCGATTGATTATATTTTAAAACCATATTCAGATTCCGATTTAGAAACAGCTATCAAGAAAGCCAAAGTTCAAATACTACCAGAAAAAGCACAATTAGAAGTGTTACAACAAACTGTAACTTCACCAAACAACAAACCAGAAAAGATTTCCTTACACACTTCCGATAAAATTATTGTTGTTAATATTAGTGCTATTATTCGTTGTAAATCCGAAAATAACTACACAACTTTTCATTTTAATGATGGTTCTAAAATTTTAGTTTCTAAAACATTAAAATATTATGCAGATATGTTGAAGGAAGTCGGTTTTTTAAGAGTGCACCAAAGTCATTTAATAAATTCAAAATATATTAAAGAGTTTATAAAGTCAGATGGAGGTTACCTTTTATTAACCGATAAATCGAATGTACCTGTTTCAATTAGAAAAAGAGCAGAGGTTTTAGAATATTTTAAACAATAA
- a CDS encoding helix-turn-helix domain-containing protein — protein sequence MKSEDKKRTERIVKVFKDTGLNQKQFSELIGVSQQLVSAVLNHSKKPNETILLGIIDNINKIDPIWLFKGIGKNKKNYMSLDENRSPIDYHVKNIVRNQFKEISIDILEKLSSIEEYVKKN from the coding sequence GTGAAAAGTGAAGATAAAAAAAGGACAGAAAGAATCGTTAAGGTTTTTAAAGATACTGGATTAAACCAAAAACAGTTTTCAGAACTCATAGGAGTTTCTCAACAGTTGGTAAGTGCGGTTTTAAATCATTCAAAAAAACCTAATGAAACAATCTTGCTTGGAATTATCGATAACATAAATAAAATAGATCCAATTTGGTTATTTAAAGGAATTGGAAAGAATAAAAAAAACTATATGTCTTTGGATGAAAATCGATCCCCTATAGATTATCATGTTAAAAATATAGTTAGAAATCAATTTAAAGAAATATCAATTGATATTTTGGAAAAATTGTCAAGTATTGAAGAGTATGTGAAAAAAAATTAA
- the bshB1 gene encoding bacillithiol biosynthesis deacetylase BshB1 has translation MKLDILAFGAHPDDVELGCGATIAKEISLGKKVGIVDLTRGELGTRGSAEIRDVEAQDSAKILGVSVRENLAFADGFFTNDKEHQLEIIKMIRKYQPEIVLCNAIDDRHIDHSKGSKLVSDACFLSGLMKIETEVEEKPQEKWRPKQVYHYIQWKNLEPDFVIDVTGFIDKKTASVLAYKTQFYDPNSNEPETPITSKNFIDSINYRARDLGRLIGVEFAEGFTTERYVAVENLDKLI, from the coding sequence ATGAAATTAGATATATTAGCTTTTGGTGCTCATCCAGATGATGTAGAATTAGGTTGTGGAGCAACAATTGCCAAAGAAATTTCCTTAGGGAAAAAAGTGGGAATTGTAGATTTAACAAGGGGAGAATTAGGAACTCGTGGTTCTGCTGAAATTCGTGATGTGGAGGCACAAGATTCGGCAAAAATATTAGGTGTTTCAGTGCGTGAAAATTTAGCTTTTGCAGACGGTTTTTTCACAAATGATAAAGAACATCAATTAGAAATCATAAAAATGATTCGTAAATATCAGCCAGAAATTGTGTTGTGTAATGCAATTGACGACAGGCACATAGATCACTCAAAAGGAAGTAAATTAGTTTCTGACGCTTGTTTTTTAAGCGGATTAATGAAAATCGAAACGGAAGTAGAAGAGAAACCACAAGAAAAATGGCGACCAAAACAAGTGTATCATTATATCCAATGGAAAAACCTAGAACCTGATTTTGTAATTGATGTAACTGGTTTTATTGATAAAAAAACAGCCTCTGTCTTAGCATATAAAACACAATTTTACGATCCAAATAGTAACGAACCAGAAACACCAATTACCAGTAAAAATTTTATTGATAGTATTAATTATCGCGCAAGAGATTTAGGAAGATTAATAGGAGTGGAGTTCGCAGAAGGTTTTACCACAGAACGTTACGTAGCTGTAGAAAATTTAGATAAATTAATTTAA
- a CDS encoding trans-sulfuration enzyme family protein, with protein sequence MRNDKQLGINTTCVHVGEVKDNEHKGAVSPIYMSTSYAFDGVDVKRYPRYFNTPNQEMLCKKIAALEKTEDGLIFSSGMAAISAAMFAFLKTGDHVIIQQVIYGGTFNLIVSEFDKYGIEYSFTESDKAEDFKSLLKENTKILYIETPSNPLLGITDLGAIAKLAKANNCLTMIDNTFASPINQNPVDFGIDIMLHSATKYMGGHSDISAGAIAGSKEHIAQIWKTAINFGGNLSDQTVWLLERSLKTLNLRVKEQTKNAQKMAEYLEGNPNMDRVYYPGLKSHPQHELAKKQMKGFGAMLSFELKENIDAMEFQRNLQLIKPSMSLAGLESTTVSPAQTTHALLSEEERLERGIKDGLIRFSVGIEEVEDLINDIEQALISLQ encoded by the coding sequence ATGAGAAATGATAAACAACTAGGAATAAACACAACTTGCGTTCACGTTGGTGAAGTAAAAGATAACGAACATAAAGGCGCAGTTTCGCCAATTTATATGTCAACTTCGTATGCTTTTGATGGTGTTGATGTAAAAAGATATCCACGTTATTTTAATACACCAAACCAAGAAATGTTGTGTAAAAAGATAGCCGCTTTAGAAAAAACAGAAGATGGTTTGATCTTTAGTTCTGGAATGGCAGCAATTTCTGCAGCAATGTTTGCCTTTTTAAAAACGGGCGATCATGTAATTATTCAACAAGTAATTTATGGAGGAACATTTAATTTAATTGTTTCTGAGTTCGATAAATACGGAATCGAATATTCATTCACAGAATCTGATAAAGCTGAAGATTTTAAATCACTTTTAAAAGAAAATACAAAGATTTTATATATTGAAACACCTTCGAATCCACTTTTAGGAATTACAGATTTAGGGGCTATTGCTAAATTAGCAAAAGCAAATAATTGCCTAACAATGATTGATAATACGTTTGCTTCTCCCATAAATCAGAATCCTGTAGATTTTGGTATTGATATCATGTTGCATTCTGCCACAAAATACATGGGAGGTCATTCAGATATTTCTGCAGGTGCAATTGCAGGTTCGAAAGAACATATTGCGCAAATTTGGAAAACGGCTATTAATTTTGGTGGAAATTTAAGTGATCAAACAGTTTGGTTGTTAGAAAGAAGTTTAAAAACATTGAATCTTCGTGTAAAAGAACAAACTAAAAACGCACAAAAAATGGCTGAGTATTTGGAAGGGAACCCAAATATGGACCGAGTTTATTATCCAGGTTTAAAAAGTCATCCACAACACGAATTAGCGAAAAAACAAATGAAGGGTTTTGGAGCCATGTTATCTTTCGAATTAAAAGAAAATATTGATGCCATGGAATTTCAGCGTAATTTACAGCTGATAAAACCGTCTATGAGTTTGGCAGGTTTGGAAAGTACAACAGTTAGTCCAGCACAAACTACACACGCTTTATTAAGCGAAGAAGAGCGCTTAGAAAGAGGAATTAAAGACGGTTTAATCCGTTTTTCTGTCGGAATTGAAGAAGTGGAAGATTTAATAAATGATATTGAACAGGCTTTGATTAGTCTTCAGTAG
- a CDS encoding Rossmann-like and DUF2520 domain-containing protein has product MISVVIVGNGNVATHLVNAFSKVDAIKATQINSRDLSNIPKADLTIIAVSDDAIAEVSSKIENSFVVHTSGSFSIENLKNTSNKGVFYMLQTFSKDKKVNFAEIPFCLETENGSDYKLLETVAKSIGKKIYNVNSEQRKALHVAAVFVNNFTNQMYKIGNDICDEHKVPFEILQPLIQETALKIETLSPKKAQTGPAIRNDKKTIKNHLELLHKEQQKIYKLITKSIQNGN; this is encoded by the coding sequence ATGATTTCAGTCGTAATTGTTGGTAATGGAAATGTCGCAACGCATTTAGTAAACGCTTTTTCTAAAGTGGATGCAATAAAAGCGACTCAAATAAATTCTAGAGATTTATCAAATATTCCAAAAGCGGACCTTACTATTATTGCAGTTTCTGATGATGCAATTGCTGAAGTTTCTTCAAAAATTGAAAACTCTTTTGTGGTGCATACTTCTGGAAGTTTTTCTATAGAGAATTTAAAAAACACATCTAATAAGGGAGTTTTTTACATGTTACAGACTTTTTCAAAAGATAAAAAAGTCAATTTTGCTGAAATTCCATTTTGTTTGGAAACTGAAAATGGGAGTGATTATAAATTGCTTGAAACCGTAGCAAAATCAATTGGAAAAAAAATATATAACGTAAATTCCGAACAAAGAAAAGCCTTGCATGTTGCAGCTGTTTTTGTAAATAATTTTACAAACCAAATGTATAAAATCGGGAATGATATTTGTGATGAACACAAAGTTCCTTTTGAAATCTTACAACCTTTAATTCAGGAAACAGCACTAAAAATTGAGACTTTATCTCCTAAAAAAGCACAAACAGGCCCTGCAATTAGAAACGATAAAAAGACAATAAAAAATCACTTAGAATTGCTACATAAAGAACAACAAAAAATATATAAATTGATAACAAAATCAATCCAAAATGGAAATTAG